The nucleotide window aaatgtttacCTTCCAGCAGATAGGGATGTAAAGGCTGCGTAGTAGAGGTGTAGAAAGGTTAAGGCTGTCACTGTTTCGGGCTCCACACTGAGCTTCTCTGAGATGATCTTCTCCATACGACACAGGTCTGAGACAGTGAACTTGCTTTGGCTGATGCGGATGAGTTCATGCGTGGGTGAGACATTGTTCTCTTCCTCGACCATTTTGGCTGCAATGTGAAGACAGCAGACTCCAATACAGGGCAAGTGTTTGGGCTGCACCTGACACAATGACACAACAGTGATAAGAGTGATTCAGTATCCCATGAGTCAAAGTCAAAAAAGGACATTgtggttgtgttttcttttttactagTGATAGAAATGTGATATAAGGCATGCAAAGTTCTAACTTGAAACTACATGTTATACTTTGTTCAATTCCTACCTTCATAATGGCGAGGAATCTATCAAGCAAATTGACAGCTTGAACAAACGTTTGTGTGCTGTATCCAAAGAAATTGGTCAGACCCCACAGTTCTTCCACTCTGGCGTCTCTGCATTTTGCAGACACTCCACTGtgattctgaaaaaaaatactatatattAGATAGACATAACTGGGAAGAGAATTTATTTTTAGCAATCCCATAAGCCTTCACAGACAGTCAGAAATGTCAAAGTGTGTCAGTGGGTAACCTCTGTGGAAGCCGACTCCATCAGCTTCAGGCCAGCCTCTCTGGGAAGAAAGTTGTACTCGTTTGCACGACATGACATTAACTCTTTCAAGAGCAAGCTGTCAATGGCTTGAAGATCCCTCATCCTGGAAAACAACAGATTTAAATGGAGCTGCATTGCATGCAAAGAGGTCACA belongs to Etheostoma spectabile isolate EspeVRDwgs_2016 chromosome 5, UIUC_Espe_1.0, whole genome shotgun sequence and includes:
- the LOC116689139 gene encoding cyclin-G2 isoform X1, producing the protein MQLHLNLLFSRMRDLQAIDSLLLKELMSCRANEYNFLPREAGLKLMESASTENHSGVSAKCRDARVEELWGLTNFFGYSTQTFVQAVNLLDRFLAIMKVQPKHLPCIGVCCLHIAAKMVEEENNVSPTHELIRISQSKFTVSDLCRMEKIISEKLSVEPETVTALTFLHLYYAAFTSLSAGREEIPSIGRLEAQLKACLCRLVFSKAKPSVLALSLIAQEFEALQSITLLKIVQQFQRHLKISDSELLHWKELVAQCMTEYCSSECNKPDNKKLVWIVSRRTAQNLQANHFSVPGLPTIPEGSWDESESEDSCEDMSCGEDSPCGSPGSDGEGAFFPSAFLNRKK
- the LOC116689139 gene encoding cyclin-G2 isoform X2, whose product is MRDLQAIDSLLLKELMSCRANEYNFLPREAGLKLMESASTENHSGVSAKCRDARVEELWGLTNFFGYSTQTFVQAVNLLDRFLAIMKVQPKHLPCIGVCCLHIAAKMVEEENNVSPTHELIRISQSKFTVSDLCRMEKIISEKLSVEPETVTALTFLHLYYAAFTSLSAGREEIPSIGRLEAQLKACLCRLVFSKAKPSVLALSLIAQEFEALQSITLLKIVQQFQRHLKISDSELLHWKELVAQCMTEYCSSECNKPDNKKLVWIVSRRTAQNLQANHFSVPGLPTIPEGSWDESESEDSCEDMSCGEDSPCGSPGSDGEGAFFPSAFLNRKK
- the LOC116689139 gene encoding cyclin-G2 isoform X3, coding for MQLHLNLLFSRMRDLQAIDSLLLKELMSCRANEYNFLPREAGLKLMESASTENHSGVSAKCRDARVEELWGLTNFFGYSTQTFVQAVNLLDRFLAIMKVQPKHLPCIGVCCLHIAAKMVEEENNVSPTHELIRISQSKFTVSDLCRMEKIISEKLSVEPETVTALTFLHLYYAAFTSLSAGREEIPSIGRLEAQLKACLCRLVFSKAKPSVLALSLIAQEFEALQSITLLKIVQQFQRHLKISDSELLHWKELVAQCMTEYCSSECNKPDNKKLVWISL